A segment of the Pristiophorus japonicus isolate sPriJap1 chromosome 1, sPriJap1.hap1, whole genome shotgun sequence genome:
CTGAGCCACGGTGAGTGCAGCCAACTGCATGGAGAAAGGAAAGTTGAGAGAAAGTCATCCCTGTCTAGATCCACTGACAACTAGCTTCGTGCCATGGTCAATGAATTATTTCCTCAATATTAGCTTCAAGTGAAATAAATAAAATtatatttttttttgtgtgtgttaatTTAAAAACATGTACAGAGGGCAAAGATAACATTCTGTTCCATGTTAGGAATGAAAGTACCTTGTTTGGCTATGTTGTACTGAAATATTTAAATGTGTTTGTTGCCAAATTTTCTATTTGAAAAATGGTGTGTTTAGGAAAAGACTTGTACTGAATAAAAGTTACCTACCACAAAGATATCATCTGTTCTTATTGCTTATATTCAAAGCGGGAATCTATTTCAATAGGCCTTTAACCCTTTGAGTACTGGACATCTTTTGCAGCAATTTAAGTTACAACTGAGGTAAATTTCCTAATTGGGTGCTCCCAGTGCACTATGTACCTAGTGCGAAATCACGCGGCACACAGCCCATGGGTTTCATCCATTTGCCTAGCCCACGCAATTGGAAAACCTGCTCCATATTTACTGTTAGATAACCCCCACAAAATGGTTTCTGTTAAAGTCTACTGTGCTGTTTCTCACTCCCTGTTTTCTAACTATATAGTTACAGATGTATAATATATCTTTTAATTGTAGAAGATGCCTTACTGATTTTGGATGTAGCTGCAAGGCTATAACACAGTCAGGGGTTCTGATCAAGTAAGAAGCCACAGGGGTAATTGTCAAGTGAATCCTGAGATGATATAGCTTTTCAACAGTTTCAGCTTTTTATTTTACAACATTTACAACATTTgatttgatgcatttaaggggaggttagacaagcatatgagggagaagggaataaagggttatgctgatagatttagatgaggaaagacgggaagaggctccaATGGAGCATGAACgccggccgaatggcctgtttctgtactgtatatcctatgtaatcctatgatttGGTCAATACACAATTTGTTAAAAGATTGTCTAGCTTTCTGCTCCCTTGTGTAGGAATGAGACCACTGTGAAATTTCTACCCTGTAACAAGCTAGAGATGGATACATATGGCAAAAGTGCTCACAGTGCCACAGTGCCAAGCTGTATGTGTGAATTATATTATTTCTTAGATAGTTCTTAATCATTTATATTTTTGGTATAAATGAAGATAATGTGCAGAAGTACCTACACAGTGCTCAAAGGGTGTAAAATGGCCACTCCCTCTGATATTTAACAAGGAACACACTCCGGTGTAGTTATACAGTCTTTGCTCAAAAGAAAGAGAGGCTGTCTAATCTCTTACATCATTAATCGTTTGCCCTTCAATTAAACATACCTAAAATATCTTCAACATCGCCAGAGCAGCACAATAGCCTGGAAGTGGCTGCTGACAATATTAATGCTTAATGCATTTATATGACATTGCATTGTCTGCTGTTTAAATTAAGAGAGTTAATGTCTACGCTATAATAGCGGACAGGGGAATATCATTCTAATGAGGTAACCGTTTATCCACTGAAATTGCCGACAGTCATTTCTCGCctccttaaatctccattctcctcTTTTAGCAATACTATCTTCTTCAAAACCTTCCATGTTCATAGTTTTCTAAAAGGCAGGGTACATTAAAAGGCAGAATGCTAGGTACTGTACATTGTCAATACtgtatcaatttttttttaaagtaaaagcAAATTCAAGGACGTTTATGACAAGGTTAATAAATGTGCACCAAAAATACTGGGCAGATTTACTATTTGACTTGTGGATACACACTTTCCATTGCAAATCTATTATCAGGCTGTAATGGAACTACAATAGTGAAAATGTTTTCTCTCTGAACAGGTTTGAAAGTTGAAGAGTCCCTTTCTGCTAGTGCCAGCCTGAAGTGTACCATCTGTGAGTACATGGCAGACAATGTGCTGAGCTTCCAACACCATGTACTCACTCACCTCACACCAGCTGCCTTCAAATGCAGTCACTGCCACTTTGGTTTCCAGAGCCACAGGAAGCTGCTTCAGCACCAAGAGCTCCATCACAGTCAGGGCCAGAGGCTGCGAAGGGAAAGTGAAAACCAACACTCGCCGCTCCACAATGAGGAGGCTTTTCAGCCGGCAGCAGCAGATGTGGCAAGCAGACAGGAAGTCCCACCAAGCCCAGGGGTCAGCCAGAATAAGGAAGTGTGCTCTGACACTGAGGGAGAAAAGGTGGAGAAAAATGTACAGTTGGGTGTAACAAATCAGAAGAATGAAACGCAGCCTGCAGGAAACAGGCAGAGCTTCCCATACGCCAGAATCAAATCAGAGCCATCCAGCCCACGGCTTGCCTCTTCTCCAATTCAACCCAACATAGGATCCACTGTCCCCATGGGCCCCTTCCTTTCTCAGTTTGCTCTCTCCCAGGATATTTCCATAGTTCCTCAAGCTTCAGAAATCCTAGCTAAAATGTCTGAACTGGTACACCGCAGGTTAAGACAGGGTGGAAGCAACTATCCTCCTGTCATTTACAGTCCACTTGTACCAAAAGGGGCCATATGCTTTGAATGCAATATCACATTCAACAATTTGGACAACTACTTGATTCACAAGAAGCATTACTGCAGCACCCGATGGCAGCACGTAGCCAAGTCACCAGACTTCGCCAACACCAGTGAGAAGGTGCCAGAGACAGTAAGTCCCAGCAGTGGGCACAGTCCCATTAACATTCACAGTGCTCTTTGTCATCTACCCGATCCAGAAAATCCACTTCTTCAGTCAGCTAGCATTAACTCCTCTGTAGTCCAAGATGCAGCAGGCTCCAATGGAAAAAGTCCAGACAAGGATAATTCAATGCAGTTGAAGAAAGAGTCATCTACCAACAGCAATGATGAACAACTTAATGGAAAGTCCAAGGATGTGACGAGCCCCAGTACTCCCGTATTGGAGATGGCTAATGATCCGAATAAAACTACTTGTGAAGCATGCAATATAACTTTTAGCAGACATGAAACATTTGCTGTGCACAAACAGTATTACTGCGCCTCACGCCATGATCCGCCAATGAAACGTATGGCAGCAAATAAAGTGCCAGCAATGCAAAGAACCATACGTAGTCGCAAGCGGCGGAAGATGTATGAGATGTCACTCCCAGAGCAGGAACAAAGATCACAAATGGTCCAGCAAGCTTTTCTTAGTGTATCGGCCATGGGTAGCCCTGGAACATCTTCTCAAGAATCACTGGAGAATCTAGGTGAAACCTCCCACCAGAGGTGTGATATGTTTCTTGGAAAGCATATGGAGCCCTCCGTCCCAGGGACTAGAAACATTACTTCTGCCAAGTGCAGTACAGCACTGTCTGCAGTTGCCAATATGGAGCTGGATCTTCCTATGGATCTAAGCAAAAAGTGTTCACCTCAAACCGAGAAAACAACCAGTTCTCCGAAAAGACTTTTGGACTACCATGAATGTACTGTGTGCAAGATTAGTTTCAACAAAGTAGAAAGTTACCTTGCTCACAAGCAAAACTTTTGCCCAGGCATGGGTGTCCAACGTGGTGAAGTAGGCCATTTAGAGCAAACAAAATTTCAAGAGCAGCAAAGGGAAAGTGCTTTAGTGAAAAGTGAGGCAATCAGCCCTGAAGGCAGCACTGAAAGGAATATAATCAAATGTGAGAAAAATGAAAATTCGAAGCTGGTCTCCCCAAATGGAAATATATTCCCCCCACAGTTAGCAACCCTCCATGGGCTGAACGTTTTCAATGAGGCAGCTCAGCTCATTTCTGCCAAGGAAGAAAACAGAAATTTGCTCTATCCACATTGCCTTTATCCTGAAGCAATAAAGAAGATGACGGGGACTGAGCAGCTATCTGCGTATTATGGGGTCAAGCCCGCTGACTACATCTCAGGCGCTGTTTTCATACGCAGTGAGATAGATGAGCTGGTGCAAGTCACGCGTGATCGGGCCGATCCTCCTCGAGACCAGGCTGTATCCAATGGATGTTCTCCTCAGAAGAAGGAACCTGTTCCATCAATACCAAAGAGCAGGGGCATGTTAGCAGTCAATGGAGGAATAAAACAGGAAGACAGGCCTTTCTCGGGCAACCCGCATCAAGATAGCTTAACCCAGAGTTCCCAACAAGTGGCTGGCCATGAATCCCCTCCTTGGGTATCTGAGAGTCCTGTCACTGCAAATGAAAACGCCTCACCCACAGCTAAAGCTTTGTTAGAAGACCAATTAGTCCACACGCCAAAAAGCATTGGTGGTTCTGTCCAGCCCACAAACAGCGGGAAATACTGTCGTCTCTGTGACATTCAGTTCAATAACTTGTCTAACTTTATAACCCACAAGAAGTTCTACTGCTCATCACATGCTGCAGAACATGTCAAATGAAAGTTACTGTCATGCACTGCGTCTGTTCGTAGTATAGTCTTGGCCATGCACAGTTtgtataaaaaaaagaaaaaagaaaaaaaatgctgCTTGAGTTACATCAGGACAGTTACACCAGGACAATCAAGGGATGGCTGTGTAGTTCAATGGCTTGAGGCTAGTCTGTCATTTCATAATGCTGTTCATAAGTCTTGATATTAATGTGAAATGTCAGTGCTATTTTTCACCGGAATTAATTTATTTTCCAAGCAGTATTCATAGCTGTGGTTAAATTTCAATTTTTATTTAAAAGAAGTTTATACTGAAATTGTTTTTAACATTATTGTATAGTTATTCTCGTGTAACGATTACGGTTTGCACTGTAAAGTAGAGAGAGGTCCGAGTCACATACATAGAGACAGCATTTGTAGGTAAACTGGTGAGGTAAAGCACTTGTGTATTCGAATATTCCTGTATTTGTTGCAAATTCCCTGTACATGCCAGAATATAAGTTGCATTCATTTTAAGACTGCAAACATAAGGTGTTGTAGGCCTTAAAAACTACTAAAATGGCATACAAATTCCATTTCATATTTAATACAACATTTTCAGTCCTAAATTGCAGCTTATATATCAGCATATACAGTAATCAGTAGGCTTTGCATAAGATGATATATATGTAGCAGTTTGTTCCTATCCACTTTCTTAACCTGAGGTATGTATGTTTTATTGAAGTTGTTAACTTTCTTGTATAGTAATCTGTACTGTACTTTCCTTTGCTGACGCTTTTGTCTCACTTTTGAAACATTTGCTGTAAAATGCAAAATTTAATATGAACAACATTACTGGAAGCAGTATTGAACAGTGGTTAAAACCTTTCTGCTGTATTTTATTGAAAATATAATTAGTAGTTGCAGTTTGCTGTTGCAAAAATAATTTTGGGGACAATGAAATCTAAATAATGGTGTGCCAATACTGCAACTGGTGATGAAACGAATATTGTTCTACTTCTGATAGAAATTATTTCTCAACAATGTTGTTACTATGCATGTATATGGATGGAATAAAAATTCCATAAAGCGAGAGAACTTTACCCGGCTTGCATCATTGTTGTGCATGAGGTGACATTTTAATCACTATGTATCTCAGGGTTGTTTTATGGAGGCACTTTATTCCAAATGATTTGCAGGGGTTGGAATTGGAAATTCTGGTTCCAACGCAAGTGACTTTCCATTTAAATCTGTACAACATATGATATATACACTGGACAGTTTCCATGACAATCAGATGTAATCATCTTGCAGTGCTATCCTGAAATCTGTAGATGCTAGAGTGTGACCATCATTACCCATTCACAGAGAGTATATGGCCAGTTCATGTCTGTTGCTCTCTTGGCCATTTTTAGTGCAAATAAACATAAAAAAGAAAAACTCCATATAAAAGCACCATTGTGCTTTTCTTCCATATTTAGGGATCGAAATTCGGTTGTGGCGCCGCCTGTTACCGCACACGGGAGGCGGCAAATGGGCGGCAAATGCCTACCTTCGACGGTAAGCAATGCCTCGCCCTACATTCAGTCAGCTCTTTGGCAAAAaggcgccaagaggcaacgctACACCGGCTAGCGCCACCCACATGGTGACGCCATCCAGCGTACAACACCTCTTTGATGCCTCTGATGTGACATTTGCTTTGTATCGTACAAACAAGCAGCCATATAGCCAGGAAAAAATGGTCATTATAGAGTGGTTctcgggcggaatcggccagaaaggaaggtaagtttttttctttatttttgcaTGTTTTTATTAGTTTTAAgaatggggaagtgtgtgtgtggattggagAAGTTTTAGATCTTTCTTTTTCTTCCCTTTTTTTGCTAGCATGGTGGCTGCCTCCCATTGAGAAATTCAATTGGCCTTCTGAGCTCCTGCCTGagggtgagtgtgcaacgccactttttagcattgctctctcatctttgggagtaaaaactgaatttaggactttgaggctgcacctaacgcccagtgctaaaatcagcactcaggcagtgacactgcctcaaaaatggcCATAACGAATTTTGACCCCTTAGTGTTGCTCCGAAAATTGCTCCTATCCAGAAACAAACACTGTGAAAATGATCAGTGTGAAAGGAAATAAAAAAATGTTTGCATGTAAAAAATCAATCTTAAAAAACCTCTAAAGAATTACACATGGTAGGTGAAAACCGAAAAGGGACTCTTTAACTCCAGGTCAGACCTTGACTTAGTGATCCTAGCAAACCCTAAGGTTTTGAAATATCACCACACCATTGAAAGAGATCTGCAGAGGCAGTCTATAATCTTGATTGCACTGTCAGCAACGGTGAAAGTCACTACTTACCTTAATGTTGACGCCCGAGTTTCTCCATGCTCCAACAAGGTATATGTCCAGAGTTAGCCTCTTGGCCAGGCAATACTCTATAAAGGAAGGAACTCCAATCTCTGTATCACAATGTAGCCAGCTGCAAAGACTTCAGAAAGAAGCACTCAGTAACAGTAGAGACAGCTATGGTTTTCCCAAATTGGTGGCTCTCTCAGGTTACAGTGGACCATCAGTTATAAGCAGCTATCATTTTATATAGCCACCTTCAATCTATAAGATACCTAAATAGGAAGGCCAGTATTCTATAAAATTGCAAATGTTTTGTGATTCATGCAAAAAAAATATTCAATGCATGATTCGGGGGGTGGGATGCAGGAGGGGGTGAGGACaatacacatgatgctttcattctgagGAAATTAAACATGCTGCGGCACTTTCAGGGAACAGAAAGGATGGCTGGATAGTTCCTTACTGATATGGGCTATATTCTGCAATCATGGCTGATGATCCCATTGCACAACCCCATACTCCAGCTGAGAGCAGCCACAGTAAGGCACATGAGCAAACCAAGGCCCTCATTGAGCAGAGATGAGGGGTATTGAAACCAAGTTTTAGATGCTTGGCCGTCATATGCCCCAGTGGAGGTGTGCTGAATGCATGCTGTACTATGTTGCTAAAGATAGAGTCCTCTAATGGTAATGGCATGGCCCTAATGGTAAGCCATTACAAGCCATGGAAACGCAGGATGATGATGCACAGAAACCACCAACAGTAGAACAGTCACCGCAAACAGGGAGACAGGTGGAGAAGGAGTTTGTGACCTGGTGAACTCCACAATCATTCACTTTTACTGATGGACATGTTTACAATTACAGCAGAACTTTTATTTGCTTCAACGTGTAGATTTGTTGCAGAGAATTGCAGATGTTCAGTTAGATTTACTTCTGGACAACTGACATATAAGAATAAATCTTCTCTTAAGTTTCCATGCATGAGAATCTGTGCTGTGTGCCATGAACGTTTATATAGTGGTTATGCCCTGCCAATATGTTGTCCTTGGTTGTAGTTGTAGCACCGGTGGCCAGCTGCAGGGGATGCAGAAACCTTGCTATCTGTACCTGCAACTAACTCTCAAGTATTTgcatctgatgaaaggtcattgacctgaaacgttaactctggggGCAAAATTGTCCCGCACACTATTTGGAGGCGGTAAATGTCCGGGACCAGGACAtttatcgcccggcccggaagTTCCGCCCCAGCGTAGAATTTGGCCCTTCTGCCTCTCAACAGAGGCAGAGCAGTATCGGAGGCGCTCTCCATCCTTGGAAGGGCGCTCCTGGGGCGTAAGAGCGGCGCTGTGGCCAACTCCCGATCCCAGCATCCCACCAGCAACATCAGCGCTACACGGATGCTCCGCGTAATGCTGACGCGGCAGAACACCccaccccttcaattaaaggggagggccactgcccgctctgcagtccctttggcggccGTCACTGAGCTACCAGGGACGACATTGACCAGACCAGGCTGCAGGATGGCAGCCCGGCCGAGGCGAGGGCCACTATTGTCGATCTGACAGAAGAGATGGCCGACAGAAGAATATGGCGAACCACGGCGCAAACCACCTCCCTTTTAAGGGTGCCCCAGCGGTGAATATCCACTTGCTTTGCGATCCGCGAAACTGGCGGTGACATCGGCCTAGGCCATCCTTGCCGCCCATGGGGAGCAAAGGggccggggcggtgaggggtcggctggcacagcgatgatgtcatcgccgtgcgtgcgCCAGCTCGGGTCGCAAATCGCGGGGCACGGCGCCAACAGCAATTCTGGGACAATTTCACTGGAGGTGCTATCGATCCCTTCCCCTGGGTGATAACCtcgttgcgccccattagcgctcccCGGAGGTAATTTCATCCCCTCTGTTTCTCTCAACAGATgcagcctgatctgctgagtgtttagcagcattttctggttttatttgaaGTATTTGCAATCGTGCCTTTGAGCGTCCGTTGTTGTAGTAGTGTTCTTCGCTTCACTGGCAGTGTCTATTGATACATGTGCAGGGCTACACGACAGTGCAAAATTGCTGCTACCCAGAGTGTTGACCACTGCTCCGGATGAGGTTTTTAATGATGGGCTCCACCACTCATTACACTCTGTGGTTATGTGCAAGATTTGTCTTTAAACATAGGAGCAGTGTGGACTGGGAAGGGGTTAGCAGGATATTTTCTTTGCCCTCTAGGCATGTACAGTATAATTTCCGTAACTCTGCTTTGTTTTCATCAAAGCtcttatcaaagttacaaatgacatcctttgtgactgcaaCAAATGTAATCTATCCCTCCTTGTTCTTcttgacctatctgcagcctttgacacagttggccattccatccttctccaacgcctcttcacCATTGTCCAGCGGGGTGGGACTGCacgcgtctggttccattcttatctatctaattgtagccagagaatcacctgcaatggcttctcttcccgccccagcatcgttatctctggtgtcccccaaggatctatccttggccccctcctattctcatctacatgttaccatttggcgacatcatccgaaaacacaggcgGGACTTTCTGCGCCCGGCGAGGAAGTCCCACCCCATGATCTAAATTCGGGTTATTGCCCCCGAGAGGGAGTGGCGTGCAATGTTGGATCCGGGGCGGGTCTGTGGCGCTAAGGGCATGAAGGTTGGAGTGCTACACGGCCTCCCCCCAGTAGCACTGAGACGATCGCAGGGCCCCCCCTTCCGTTAAAGcggagggcacgctgcgagctctgcatgggtTTGAGGGGCCCCACTATGCCACGGGGGATGCAGCGCGCCGCAGCCACAGCCCAGCatcgaagcggagtgccgggctgcaccatcgtgGCATGGACCCTGCAGCAAAACTCATGGAGGCCAGGCCGGTAAGTCGGAGGACAAAACAATAGTGGCGTGCACTTCCCCTTTAGGTTTTGCCCTGTGAGTAAAGTTTGTCTCAGTTCAGGACCCGTGAGGGCTGGCGCTGACTTTGcccgcggcagcctcacggggcgcagTCCAATTTCTGCCGGGGGGATGAAAAGCGGTCGTCGTCGCGCACACCGATGACATCAATGACGGAGGCGCTGTGGCCCGGGGTGATTCCGATAGGTGGGGGCCGCGGCGCTACCAGTTTTTTGCCTCGGCTAACTCCCATGCAGTTTCGCGGGAGCTGATATCGCACCCCACCCGAGCAAAACTCAATTGCACCCGTTTAgcacccccggaggtgctaacgggaggtgcacagCAGGCCAATTTTGCCCCCAGCTCTCGATTGCAAATGCAGCCCTAACAACCGATATACAACATATCATGCCTTCCCATTTTGGGGATAAAATACTGTTAACTCTTTCCTCTCCTCTGCACTTGGCAAGCATCTTCAGACTTCCAGAAGGCCAAAGATTGGAAACCTCAGTACATAAATACTAGAACAACAgctaaacactgcggatgctgtcaatctgaaataaaaacaaaaaatgctggaaacactcagcgggtctttCAGTgtttgtgcagagagaaacagttaatggtcCGTTATTGGCAGTCAGCAACGAAGGGACGGCActtgccgctgacctcgaagaaagctgcccagaaAGATTTAGTGGGCTCTGGCGTTGATTTCCCCTATTGTGCCGTCAGTTTCATTCTGATGCCATCTATAGCGTATCTGTGGTGTCCAGGAACAGTGAactcatcaagcaggctgagcaaccaatcagattgaagaattcttacagATAGCAAACCAGGAGGTAAAAAGCACCACTTATTAGTCACTTTTTAATCAGTTAACAGAgaccaaaataaagattgggacatacacatgagattaaggtagaagctgaaatatcataaacaaacttaaaaaaaaatgttttattatttTAAAGATCTATATTTTTAACATGGAATGGAGAGAATGACACGCCATGCTTATGCAATTAGTGTTTGAGGGCCAGactggttgttcagcagtaattatgacctgGTATGCTGTTAAAATCTCAGTTACACCTCATTTTACAAGGCCTAACTTTTTCAATGTTTTTTACAGCAAGTTCACATCAAGTCACCAATTCTGGATTGATTGCATCTGAGAAGATGCAACAGTGCAccatgtggaggagcagggtatcactaacagcaacttccagatttccatgtttaactgcatgtatgcagacgccagaagttgctgtcagttttacacagtaatgacggCGAATGCTGACAGTTTTGTGTCATTaaaactgcaaattccgggccaatgtttCAGATTGTTGACCTTTCATTAGAACCCTGATATAGTATGTATGTATAGAATGTAAATACTTGCGTTTGATCCATGCCACAAAACTATTGATCAAATTTCATACCGAAGTACCAAAGTTACTCCACTAATGCACAGAGTGGAGTGCTTCTAAACAGAGTGTTAAAGTTGGGAATTTagagcagagggggaaggaggtgctgctttttgcCTCCTTGTGTTACAGGAAAATATTTAATTCCATCTAACTAGAACTTAAACTAGATCCAGTAAATAGTTAAAATTgaaactataagctaagttgattaaataCATAAACTTTAATTAACAAAATAACCAAAACAAAACAAGGTTATATaggaatggcagtgcaggtggtgtgtcgcaactgcagcatgtgggagtttctgaagagcattgtgatcccggacgaACAcgcctgcagtaagtgtctgcatctcGAGGAACTTTAGCTCAgatttgttgagctggagtccaaggTGCAGGCATTATGGGATATCTGGGAGGGAGAGTGTTacttggacactttgatccaggaggcaagaCACACCCTTTAGGTTAGGTaacggtacaggtctggttagtggtcgggaacaggagggtgtgactgcaactcaggcaagtAAGGGGAACCAAGGGCAGTGCTTGAGGAGctcggcctttgcccttatccataagaacaaaagaacataagaaataagagcaggaatagaccatttggaccctcaagcctgcgccgccatttaataagatcatggctgatctaatcatggacttaaCTTCATTCTCtggctgctccccataactctttattcccttatcgctcaaaaatgtgtccatctctgccttaaatctattcaatgacccagcctccacagctctctggagcagagaattctacagatttacaatcctctgaaagaagaaattcctcctcatctcagttttaaatgggcggccccttattctgagactatgtctcctagttttagtttctcctatgagtggaaatatcctctctgcatccaccttgtcgagccccctcattatcttatatgtttcgataagatcacctctcattcttctgaactccaatgtgtattcctgaaagacaggataaatctacatttggaaaggcaaggattaattagggacagtcagcacggatttgttaatgggaagatcgtgtttgactaacctgattgaattttttgaggaggtaaccaagagggtcgatgagggaagtgcatacgatgtagtatatatggactttagcaaagcatttgataaggtcccacatggtagactggtcatgaaggttaaagcccatggggtacagggcaaagtggcaagttgtatccaaaattggcttggaggtaggaagcaaagggtaatgattgatggatgtttttgtgactggaaggatgtttccagtgggattccgcagggctcagtactgggtcccttactttttgtggtatatatcaatgatttagatttgaatatggggagtatgattaagaagtttgcagacaacactaaaattaactgtgtggttgataatgaagaggaaagtcatgggctgcaggaggatatcaatctactggtcaggtgggcagagcagtggcaaatggaatttaattcagagaagtgtgaggtgatgcactttgggagggctaataaggaaagggtataaacattaagcggtaggccacttaatagtgtagatgaacaaagggaccttggagttcttgtccacagatccctgaaagtaacaggtagataaggtggttaagaaggcatacggaatgcttgcctttattggccgaggcacagaatataagagcagggaggttatgcttaaattgtataatactttggttaggccacagctggagtactgcttgcaattctggtcgccgtattataggaaggacgtgattgcactagagagggtgcagaggagatttactaggatgctgcctggaatggagaatcttagttagattgaataggctgggtttgttctcatgggAGCAGAGGTGGTTGAgaggagaactcattgaggtgtacaaaatattgaggggcctggacatagtggtagtaagggcctatttccattggtggaggggtctataacgagggggcatagttttaaggtggttggtggaaggtttagaggggatttgaggggggcttctttatgcagagggttgtggggatcttgaatttgctgcctggaagagtggtggatgcagaaactctcaccacttttaagagatggttggatgggcacttaaagtgcagtaacctg
Coding sequences within it:
- the zfpm2a gene encoding zinc finger protein ZFPM2a isoform X3, whose amino-acid sequence is MSRRKQRNPRQIKRPLEDTVEDDEEECLSEENDTISRGDYALEENFSADYGSEHLSCEEAEYYCGKGDEDGSRETAESDGEKPGQSNLELEDWNGPGELEIFQKNGERRIRSRQQIPGGTTWGPFDGSIGVTDSGSLKTKTSVPIVVHAGPKWLMDVTWRGTEDNNNNCVVYSKGGQLWCTMTKMLSEGEELVAFAVEFDSRLQAVSQMAITEGMYPARLLDTIQLLPQQAAMASILPTAIVNSLKVEESLSASASLKCTICEYMADNVLSFQHHVLTHLTPAAFKCSHCHFGFQSHRKLLQHQELHHSQGQRLRRESENQHSPLHNEEAFQPAAADVASRQEVPPSPGVSQNKEVCSDTEGEKVEKNVQLGVTNQKNETQPAGNRQSFPYARIKSEPSSPRLASSPIQPNIGSTVPMGPFLSQFALSQDISIVPQASEILAKMSELVHRRLRQGGSNYPPVIYSPLVPKGAICFECNITFNNLDNYLIHKKHYCSTRWQHVAKSPDFANTSEKVPETVSPSSGHSPINIHSALCHLPDPENPLLQSASINSSVVQDAAGSNGKSPDKDNSMQLKKESSTNSNDEQLNGKSKDVTSPSTPVLEMANDPNKTTCEACNITFSRHETFAVHKQYYCASRHDPPMKRMAANKVPAMQRTIRSRKRRKMYEMSLPEQEQRSQMVQQAFLSVSAMGSPGTSSQESLENLGETSHQRCDMFLGKHMEPSVPGTRNITSAKCSTALSAVANMELDLPMDLSKKCSPQTEKTTSSPKRLLDYHECTVCKISFNKVESYLAHKQNFCPGMGVQRGEVGHLEQTKFQEQQRESALVKSEAISPEGSTERNIIKCEKNENSKLVSPNGNIFPPQLATLHGLNVFNEAAQLISAKEENRNLLYPHCLYPEAIKKMTGTEQLSAYYGVKPADYISGAVFIRSEIDELVQVTRDRADPPRDQAVSNGCSPQKKEPVPSIPKSRGMLAVNGGIKQEDRPFSGNPHQDSLTQSSQQVAGHESPPWVSESPVTANENASPTAKALLEDQLVHTPKSIGGSVQPTNSGKYCRLCDIQFNNLSNFITHKKFYCSSHAAEHVK
- the zfpm2a gene encoding zinc finger protein ZFPM2a isoform X4, whose translation is MTKMLSEGEELVAFAVEFDSRLQAVSQMAITEGMYPARLLDTIQLLPQQAAMASILPTAIVNKDIFPCKSCGIWYRSERNLQAHLMYYCSGRQREASSLSEEKEAGPLQQPCVCPYPHCSKSFPNARALEIHMNSHSGLKVEESLSASASLKCTICEYMADNVLSFQHHVLTHLTPAAFKCSHCHFGFQSHRKLLQHQELHHSQGQRLRRESENQHSPLHNEEAFQPAAADVASRQEVPPSPGVSQNKEVCSDTEGEKVEKNVQLGVTNQKNETQPAGNRQSFPYARIKSEPSSPRLASSPIQPNIGSTVPMGPFLSQFALSQDISIVPQASEILAKMSELVHRRLRQGGSNYPPVIYSPLVPKGAICFECNITFNNLDNYLIHKKHYCSTRWQHVAKSPDFANTSEKVPETVSPSSGHSPINIHSALCHLPDPENPLLQSASINSSVVQDAAGSNGKSPDKDNSMQLKKESSTNSNDEQLNGKSKDVTSPSTPVLEMANDPNKTTCEACNITFSRHETFAVHKQYYCASRHDPPMKRMAANKVPAMQRTIRSRKRRKMYEMSLPEQEQRSQMVQQAFLSVSAMGSPGTSSQESLENLGETSHQRCDMFLGKHMEPSVPGTRNITSAKCSTALSAVANMELDLPMDLSKKCSPQTEKTTSSPKRLLDYHECTVCKISFNKVESYLAHKQNFCPGMGVQRGEVGHLEQTKFQEQQRESALVKSEAISPEGSTERNIIKCEKNENSKLVSPNGNIFPPQLATLHGLNVFNEAAQLISAKEENRNLLYPHCLYPEAIKKMTGTEQLSAYYGVKPADYISGAVFIRSEIDELVQVTRDRADPPRDQAVSNGCSPQKKEPVPSIPKSRGMLAVNGGIKQEDRPFSGNPHQDSLTQSSQQVAGHESPPWVSESPVTANENASPTAKALLEDQLVHTPKSIGGSVQPTNSGKYCRLCDIQFNNLSNFITHKKFYCSSHAAEHVK